Below is a genomic region from Rhodococcus sp. WMMA185.
GCTGCCGGTGCCGTGGCCGTCGTCGAGGAACGGTGCCACCTGGCGGAACCGCATGTCAGCCTCGCCAACCTCCGCGCGATCGGTGACGGGCGGATCGTCCACACAGCGAACTGCGGTGAAGGCGTCGTTCAGGTTTGAGTAGGTGCCGTCGCTGGACCGGCCCTCGTACAGGTCGGCCAGGGTCAGCAGCGAATCACCGGTGCCCGACTTCAGGCTGTTCAGACCCCCTTGAAGCACTCCCCACAGGCTTGGCGTGTACAGGGCCTGCTGGACGCCGGTGATCGCGTCGTGGTAGCTCAGGCCGCGCGGGTCGGTCGTCGCGGCAGGAGTGTCGATCAGCGGGTCGACGAGTGCACGAAACCCCTCGTTCGCCCGAGCCGGATCGCTGCCGAGTGGGCAGTCCTCCTGCTGCATGCACTGCGCCGCAAAGGCGTCGAACGCGGCCTGGAATCCGGCAGCCTGAAGGATCACTTCCTGGGTCGGATCCTGCTCCGGATCGAGTGCGCCGTCGAGAACCATCGTTCTCACGTTGCCGGGAAAGGTCTCCGCGTAGGTAGAGCCGAGGCGAGTGCCGTAGGAGTAGCCGAGGTAGTTCAGCTTCTCGTCACCGAGAACCGCGCGGATGACGTCCATGTCACGTACGACGTCGTACGTTCCGACGTGCTCGAGTACGTCGGCCCCAGTCCGCTCGGCACACTTGTTCGCGTAGTCGCGGTTCTCCGCCTCTGTCCGCGCGATCCCTGCCGGACTCATGTCGACGTTGTTCTCCTTGCGTTTGGCGTCCGCTTCCGCAGCAGTCAGGCAGGCCACCTGAGGTGTGGACGCGCCGATGCCGCGCGGATCGAAGCCGACGACATCGAACCGCTCCGCGAGATCGGTGCCCTCGGCCACGGACGCCAGCCCGAGTCCCGACGCCCCGGGACCACCCGGATTCACCAGGAGCGAACCAACCTTGTCGCCCGTCGCCTTCGATCGCGACACGGCAATCTGCGCCGTCGCGCCCTCAGGATTGGCGTAGTCGTTCGGCACGGTCACCGTGGCACATTCGAGATCGTCGCCGAGCGGAGAACCGTCCGTGGAATACCCGTCGCACGAGCCCCAATCCACCTGCTGCGTGTAGAACTGCTCGAGCCCCGCGGGGACGGGTCCGGCGGGGGCCGCCGGGGCCGTGGACTGCTCGGCGGTGCCACGCACGCCCGACGTGCAACCCGCGACGACAAGGACAAGGGCAAGGCACCCCGCGAACGCAGCCGGTACCCGGGCACTGATCGTCATAAGACGATCGTGCCAGGTCCGGAGCCGGTAGGTTCTTCGGCGGGTCAACGGAACGGCGACGGATGTGACTTATTGCACCCGTACGAATGCTTCGCTGACCCACGGGCCGGTGGCAGACTTAAGACCCGTCATCACCCGCACCCGGGGACCCGTCAAGGGCCTCGAGGCCAGAAAGGGACAACGATGTCCGACAGCGATTCGTCAGCGGGCACACCGGGAGATCGGCTCTACGGATCCGCTCCAGCGCAAGATGCCCCCAAGCGCAAGACCCGTATCCACCACCTCCAGGCCATGAAGGCCACGGGCGAGAGGTGGGCGATACTCACCGCCTATGACTACTCGAGCGCACGCATCTTCGAGGAAGCCGGAATTCCGGTTCTCCTCGTCGGTGATTCGGCCGCCAACGTGGTCTACGGCTACGACACCACCGTCCCCGTCACGATCGACGAACTCCTGCCCCTCGTCCGTGGGGTAGTCCGCGGCGCGCCCAGTTCGCTCGTGGTGGCGGATCTACCGTTCGGCAGCTACGAGAGTTCCCCCGAGAAGGCCTTGGAGTCGGCGACTCGGTTCATGAAGGAGGGAAACGCCCAAGCCGTCAAGCTGGAAGGCGGTGAGCGCGTCGCTCCCCAGATCGCGGCGATCACGGCCGCAGGCATTCCAGTCATGGCCCATGTCGGATTCACCCCGCAGAGCGTCAACTCCCTCGGCGGATTCCGCGTGCAGGGCCGTGGCGACGCTTCGGAGCAGTTGGTCGCCGATGCGATCGCGGTGCAAGAAGCCGGTGCCTTCTCCGTCGTCATGGAGATGGTGCCAGCCGACATCGCCGGACAGGTCACCCGGAAGCTCAGCATCCCTACGGTCGGTATAGGGGCGGGCGCCGAATGCGATGCCCAAGTCCTCGTCTGGCAAGACATGGCCGGCTACTCCAGCGGCAAGGCGCCGAAGTTCGTCAAACGCTTCGGTAACGTCGGCGACGAGCTGCGCAACGCGGCCGCGGCGTACCTCGCCGAGGTGCGAACCGGGCAGTTCCCAGCCGAAGAGCACAGCTTCTAGCTTGATCTGCGTCGGCCGGTACAGCACTAGAGCGAGGGGATGTTTCATGCAACAGCGAGGGTCGCTCCGCGCCGGTCGTAGCCGTCGCCCGGTTGTGCTCGCAGCCGGGGCGATGGCACTTGCAGCGATCGTCGCTGGATGCGCCGGTCAGGGCACCGCCCCCGAACCCAACTCCCCCGCACCCGCCAGCCCCACTGCACCGGCAGATCCCGGCACCGCCATGGTTCCGGGTGAGGTCACCGAGGCACAAGCCGTTCAACTGTGCACGGACCTCGAGAGCCAATTGCAAAGTTGGCGAACCTATACCCCGACCATCGGCAAGACCGGTCTGAACGGGGTGGTCGGAACGTGGATCGCGAAGAACAATCTCAACGCACTCGACTTCCTCCAAGATCGTGGACGGGTCGACGTGATCACCACGGCCGCCTGCCCCGACATCCGGCAGGGAGCAGTTACCGCACTCGAGATTCCCGATCTAGCGTCCGGCCTGATCGGGTTCTGAGGCTTCTTTCGTGATGCCGCCTCGCACGCTGTACCCGCCCCTAGAGCCGTACCAGTCCGGTCACCTCGATGTCGGTGACGGCCAGCAGATGTACTGGGAATCGAGCGGCAACCCCGACGGAAAGCCGGTGGTCTTCCTCCACGGCGGACCTGGCGGCGGCACCGACCCGACGGCGCGGCAGTTCTTCGATCCCCAGGCGTATCGGATCGTGCTGCTCGACCAACGCGGGTGCGGGCGGTCCACTCCCCACGTCGCGGACGGAGCCGATCTTTCCGTCAACACCACCGACCATCTGATCGACGACATCGAGATGCTGCGAGGCCACCTCGACATCGACCGCTGGCAGGTCTTCGGTGGCTCCTGGGGGTCCACACTGGCACTCGCCTACGCGCAGAAGCATCCGCATCGGGTCACCGAACTCGTGCTACGCGGGATCTTCCTGCTGCGCCGCAGCGAGATCGACTGGTACTACAACGGCGGCGCCGGCCATCTCTTCCCGGAGCTCTGGGAAGAGTTCTTGGCCCCGGTGCCGGAGTCGGAGCGGGGCGGCGATCTTGTCGAGGCCTATCACCGCCTCTTGCACTCCGACGACGCAGACGCCGCCACGCGAGCTGCGATCGCGTGGTCAGCCTGGGAGGGCGCGACCAGTTCGCTACTGCCGAAGCCGGAGCGAGTCGCAGAGACTTCCGAGCCGAGGTTCGCGCTCGCATTCGCCCGCATCGAGAACCACTACTTCCACAACCGCGGGTTCCTCGAAGAGGGCCAGCTCCTGCATTGCGCCAACGCCCTGAACGGTATTCCGGGCGTGATAGTGCAGGGCCGCTACGACGTAGTCTGCCCCGCCGCGAGTGCGTGGGCACTTCACCAGGTCTGGCCGGGCTCCCGGCTCGAAATCGTCGACGATGCCGGACATTCGGCCATGGAGCCAGGCATCATCCATCACCTCGTCGAGGCGACGGACCGGTTCAAGAACCGACTCCCCGTGTAGGGCAGTCGAACTCATCTCCCGCTAGTTGTTCCATTCCTCATCGGCCCGATCCGCCTCTTTGTTCCGTTCTGCAGCGATCTGCAGCGCCTTCTCAGCGGAGTCCCGGTCGGGATACGGCCCCATCCGCGACATGGACGACGCCGCCTTCCCTTGCGTGACGGTGCCGTTCTCTACGTCGTAGTACCAAAGATGATCTTCGTCCTTCATGCATTCAGTGTGACACCAGCCGGGATACAGGGTTCGCGAATCGCGATCGAGCTGTATTGTCTTAGCCCTGCTCGGTGATCCGTTCACCGGCGTCGGCAAATGCGGTGCCAACACTCTGTCTGTCGACGAACAAGTTCGTGTGCAAAGAAGGGGCGAGATGTCAAACATCATCTTCGATCAGCTCTATCCCTACCTCGGTGCCGAAGGCGCCACATACTGGGCCCAACTGTTAATGGTCGATCCCGTCTGACGGCCTTCGAAACCCGAAAGCCCCTGCCGTGAAAGACGGCAGGGGCTTTTCCCATTGGTGTCGCGCCTCGCAAGGCTGGATCAATTAGCGAGGCCAACGAGGAAGACCAAGGCCAGGCTGCCCGCGGCGAGACCACCGACAGCCAGGCTACCGGTCAACAGGTCGCCGGCTATGCCGTCCAGGCTTCCGGTGCCGGTGTTCGTGACTTCCACTTCCTGCACAGCCGACTGCGACGACTGCGCCGTATCGGTGGCCAGGAACTTCGCTTGCACAGAATGGACACCGACTGCCGTCGGTGTCCATTCATACGTCGCCACGCCGGACGCATCCAGTTGTACGTCATCGAGCATGACGTCACCGACGTAGAAGTCGACAGTGTCGCCCTCCGCGCCGCCGGTCACCGTCGCGGTCAATGTCACCGGATCACCCACGGCTACCGGGCCCTCCACGTCGGCCAACGACGTGGTGGTGGCGGCGGCATCCGTCACCGCCGTGACCGTCGGACCCTTGTCCTCGTATGCCGTTTCGGCCTGACCCTGTCGCTGGAAGCTCATCCCGGTCGCCAACGGTGTATCGAGCTCGCAAAACTCCGTCACCTTGTAGTCGATCGAGAAGGTCTTAGGGTCGCTGTCCTCCGAGACAGCCCACTGCCCCTCGAACTCGACGGAGGTGGCCGTGACCAACGATGGCTGTTGACCAGGGTCGTCGAGCTCCCAGCATGCCGGGTGGTAGTCCGTCACCTTCTCGATCCACCCACCGCCCTCGGAGCGCTCGAACGTCGTGCTCACCGTGATGACATCGCCCACCTTCGGCGTCGTGTCGCTCACCGTCCGGGTGAGGGTGAGCTCACCGTCCGACCAGGTCTCCGTCTCGCTCTCCGCAGCCGCCGATCCGGCACCCACGGTCGCCGCGAAACCCGCAGCCATCGCGAAAGCACTCATCCCGCCTACCATCCGGCGCGAAATCGTCCTACCCATGAACTTCCTTCCTTGCGGCGACCACCACAGCCACCGACTCGACCGATTGGGTCTCGACCCGGGGTTCACGCCCTCAGGCCGACCTCTGCAACCACGCCGCAATCCGACCCCGCGGCCTGGATGCGCATCGCACTGTACCGGACATTCGTCCAAATCTTCTCGCTTGCTGAGGTCGATATGCAGCGTTCGACGCACATCACACAGTGGTGGCGCAACTCCGCGCGGCAGGAGCTTCGTCGAACCAGATTTTCCGTGTAAATCTCGGATCACTTCGCTCCCCCTCGGGGTTCGGACCTCTCTAGGCTTGAGAAATGGCAGTGAATCCAGAGATCGAGGGTCGTGTCTACCCGCCGACCAGGCCCTACCTGGTTGGTCGGGAGAAGATCCGCGAGTTCGCGCGGGCCGTCTTCGCAACCAACCCGACCTCGTTCGACGTCGTCAGCGCTCGTGCGGCGGGCCATGCCGATCTCGTTGCTCCACCCACTTTTCCCGTCATCATCCAGGGACGCGCACTGGCGCAACTGGTCGCCGATCCGACAACGGGTATCAAAGCAAAAAACATGGTCCACAGCGCGGAACATGCCCGCTCCCTACGCCCCGTCGTCGCGGGCGACGAGCTTTCCGCTGTGCTGACCGTCACCGACGTGACACCGCGGGGCGTACACACACTGCTCGTGACAGACGTCGAGATCGTCGATGCCACTGGCGATCACGTAAGCACGGTCACCTCGAACCTCTTCGTCAGGGGCGACCGATGACGCCTCATGAGCCAATCCTGGTAGGCGACACCGTCGCCAAGTCGCGCTATCACCTGACCCGCGAATCGCTGGTTCGCTACGCCGGTGCGTCGGGCGACTTCAATCCCATCCACTACCACGACGACGCGGCGAAGTCGATCGGCCTGCCGGGCGTACTGGCTCACGGCATGCTGACCATGGGGCTGTCGACGCAGTGCGTCGTCGAATGGCTTGGCGACCCGGCCAGGGTCACCGGCTATCGCGCGCGCTTCACCAAACCCGTGGTCGTCGACCCGGAGGAAGGCGCAATAGTCGAAGTGCTCGCCGAGGTAGGCCAGGTCGACCGGGACGCGGGTACCGCCCGAATCGACCTGACCGCCACGTTCGACGGGCACACCGTGCTCGGGCATTCACAGGTATGGATCTCGATCGCCTGAGCACAGTGCACCAGTTGCTACCTGACCAGCCCGCCTACTAGGCGGCCACAGTGGTTGCGGCGATCTGCGCCCGCCTGCTGCTGTCGATTTCGGACAACGAGTTGATCCTGCGCTGAACGTATCGCGGTGTGGACATGAACCACGCCGGGGACCACAGCCAGGTCATCACAGGAGAAACCCGAACCGTCGAGTCAAGCGACGCGTCGGCGCATCGGTGTGCGCAGAATCGAATGACGTGCACCGGAGTTCCGGCACAACACTTTCCGCACAATTCGAGCTAGTCGGACTGTCCGGCGTGAGCAGCCTAGCCGAGATGGTCGTTTCGGGGAGGACATCGACGGGATGGGCCTTCCGGGCGGATGTGGATCGAACAGCTACCGCCGACGTCGTGCGGAGCAGTCCCACATGGAGGTTGGGGAAGGGCGGACGAGTTGGCGTGTAAGCCGGATCCTGTCCCCGGCGCCGAAGCGTCGGGTGGCGACCATCCATCTGGGCACACCGTCGCCGGGTACCTCGAGCGGTTCACCCGCAGGCTCGGGCGAGCAGCCCTCGAACACCTGCGCAACCGCACCGGGATCCCGAAGGATCCGGTGCGGCCTTCAACCTTGCTCCGGGCGGGGTTTACCTAGCCACCCCGGTCACCCGGGGTGCTGGTGCGCTCTTACCGCACCGTTTCACCCTGACCGGCACCTCACCCCGAAGGGTGCGCCGCCGGCGGTCTGTTTTCTGTGGCACTGTCCCGCGAGTCACCTCGGGTTGCCGTTAGCAACCGCCCTGCTCTGTGGAGTCCGGACTTTCCTCGACGCAGGGCCTGTGCACGCACGCGAACGCGGTGCTGGTTCCCTCTGCCGCGGCCGCCCGGCCAACTCGTCCGCCCGATAAGACTACCTTTCTCCCGACCTGTGGCGACACCGCACTGTCAGGACACCGCATTAGGGTCGAGAGCATGACTCGGTACGTAGCCCTCTTGCGCGGTATCAACGTGGGCGGCATCAATATCAAGATGGCCGACCTGCGCGGCACCTTCAGTGGTCTGGGATTCGACAATGTGAAGACAGTCCTGGCCTCCGGAAACGTGCTGTTCGATTCCGATCGCACCGACGTCCCTGCGCTGAAGAGTGAGATCGAATCGGCCTTGCGCGCCGAATTCCATTACGAAGCCAGGGTATTCGTGCTCGATGTCGACACTGTCCGGATGATCGTCGACAACTACCCGTTCGATCCCGAACGTGAAGGCTGGCACCCGTACGTCCTCGTGACGCCCGAACCGGAGGTACTCGGCGAATTGGCGAGCATTCGGGACGATCTCGATCCCGAGGTCGAGCGCATACAGGCCGGCGAAGGCGTCTTGTACTGGGAGGTCGAACGGGGAATGACCCTGAAGAGCAGGTTCGGGAAGAGCACCAACTCGCCCCGACTCGGGGCCTCCACCACCACCCGGAATCTACGCACCCTAGTCAAACTGCTGAATTGACCCTGCGGTGACCATTCTGGCGGTAGCGCTCGTTGCGGCGGTCCTCGTCTTCGCGGTCGTCCGGCCACGCAGGCTTCCCGAGATCGTCGCGGCCGCGCCGGCGGCTGCGGTCGTTCTGGCTGTGGGGCTGGTGACACCATCCCAGGCGTGGCACGAGATTACCGAGATGGCCCCTACCGTCGGCTTCCTCGTCGCGATCCTCGTTCTCGCGCATCTTGCGGACGCGATGGGCGTGTTCACCTGGATCGCCGGTCTGCTCCGCCAACAGGCACAGGGCGAACCGAAAAGGTTACTGACACTCGTCTTCGGATCCGCCGCACTCACCACCGCAGTCCTCAGCCTCGATGCCACAGTTGTCCTCCTGACCCCGGTGGTGATCGCTACCGCTCGATCGCTGCACATGGACCCGAGACCGCACTCGTACGCCAGTGCCCACTTGTCGAATACGGCTTCGACCCTGCTCCCCGTATCCAACCTCACCAATCTGATCGCCTTCTCCGCCACGGGACTCAGTTTCCTGCACTTCGCCACCATCATGGCGTTGCCGTGGATCGTCTCGATTGTCGTCGAGCTGATTCTGTTTCGACTGTTCTTCCGGCGGCACCTCGTTCCGCCTGACGCCGAGCCCACACCTCACCGCGAAACGGAGGCGCCGACGGTCGCCCTTTCGATCATCGCAGCAACACTCGTCGGCTTTGCGGCATCCGGATTCGTGGGTGTTGCACCAGCCTGGGTGGCGGCGGTGGGAGCGACCGTGCTGGGTACCGTCGCGCTTCGACAGGGGCGGACCAACTTGGGGCGCATCGCATATTCGGCCGACGGGTGGTTCTGCGCTTTCGTCCTGATCCTCGGTGTCGTCGTCGCAGGAGTCGCGAACGGTCCGATCGGCGACTGGATCGGCGCGAGGCTGCCCACCGACACAACCTTCCTGGGGTTGCTTCTGATGGCTGTCGTCGCAGCGATCGCGGCAAACCTGGTCAACAATCTTCCCGCGACACTGCTGCTGCTGGCCGCACTGGGAACAGGGGCCCCGACAGGACTTGTCCTCGCCCTGCTGCTCGGCGTCAATCTCGGGCCCAACCTCACCTACATTGGATCGCTGGCGATCATGCTGTGGCGACGCGTCGCAGCTCGGGCAGGCTCACCCGCAGATCTACGAACCTTCACTCTTCTTGCACTGGTCACGACGCCGCTGACGCTGCTCGCCGCGGTGACGGCGCTGTGGCTCGTAGTCTGATCACCCCTCACAGGTGGGAGGTGTCGTTGACCAGTCTGACCGATGAGCCGCCGTCAGGGTAGAAGTCGGCGATGCTCAGCGACGCAAGATCGAGGTGCAATCGGTACAGCAGCGATGGTCCCGCGTCGAGCGCGAGTTGCAGCAGCATCTTGATGGGGGTCACGTGGGTGACCACGACGATGGTCGCACCACCGTAGGTCGAAGTGAGGTCATTTCGGACTCCGACGATGCGCTCGCGCACTTCGTCGAAACTCTCCCCCGACGGCGGCCGAACCGAGGTGTCCGACAACCAGCGGCGGTGCAGTTCGGGGTCACGTTCCGCGGCCTCCCTGAACGTGAGGCCCTCCCAATCTC
It encodes:
- a CDS encoding alpha/beta hydrolase; the protein is MTISARVPAAFAGCLALVLVVAGCTSGVRGTAEQSTAPAAPAGPVPAGLEQFYTQQVDWGSCDGYSTDGSPLGDDLECATVTVPNDYANPEGATAQIAVSRSKATGDKVGSLLVNPGGPGASGLGLASVAEGTDLAERFDVVGFDPRGIGASTPQVACLTAAEADAKRKENNVDMSPAGIARTEAENRDYANKCAERTGADVLEHVGTYDVVRDMDVIRAVLGDEKLNYLGYSYGTRLGSTYAETFPGNVRTMVLDGALDPEQDPTQEVILQAAGFQAAFDAFAAQCMQQEDCPLGSDPARANEGFRALVDPLIDTPAATTDPRGLSYHDAITGVQQALYTPSLWGVLQGGLNSLKSGTGDSLLTLADLYEGRSSDGTYSNLNDAFTAVRCVDDPPVTDRAEVGEADMRFRQVAPFLDDGHGTGSAPLDICAFWPVPNTGTPHTVDAPGIPPVVVVSTTEDPATPYQAGVDLAKQMNGALVTNRGTQHTVVLNGKSCIDDAVTDYLVNLTVPPADLSC
- the panB gene encoding 3-methyl-2-oxobutanoate hydroxymethyltransferase; amino-acid sequence: MSDSDSSAGTPGDRLYGSAPAQDAPKRKTRIHHLQAMKATGERWAILTAYDYSSARIFEEAGIPVLLVGDSAANVVYGYDTTVPVTIDELLPLVRGVVRGAPSSLVVADLPFGSYESSPEKALESATRFMKEGNAQAVKLEGGERVAPQIAAITAAGIPVMAHVGFTPQSVNSLGGFRVQGRGDASEQLVADAIAVQEAGAFSVVMEMVPADIAGQVTRKLSIPTVGIGAGAECDAQVLVWQDMAGYSSGKAPKFVKRFGNVGDELRNAAAAYLAEVRTGQFPAEEHSF
- the pip gene encoding prolyl aminopeptidase, which produces MPPRTLYPPLEPYQSGHLDVGDGQQMYWESSGNPDGKPVVFLHGGPGGGTDPTARQFFDPQAYRIVLLDQRGCGRSTPHVADGADLSVNTTDHLIDDIEMLRGHLDIDRWQVFGGSWGSTLALAYAQKHPHRVTELVLRGIFLLRRSEIDWYYNGGAGHLFPELWEEFLAPVPESERGGDLVEAYHRLLHSDDADAATRAAIAWSAWEGATSSLLPKPERVAETSEPRFALAFARIENHYFHNRGFLEEGQLLHCANALNGIPGVIVQGRYDVVCPAASAWALHQVWPGSRLEIVDDAGHSAMEPGIIHHLVEATDRFKNRLPV
- a CDS encoding Ig-like domain-containing protein, with translation MSAFAMAAGFAATVGAGSAAAESETETWSDGELTLTRTVSDTTPKVGDVITVSTTFERSEGGGWIEKVTDYHPACWELDDPGQQPSLVTATSVEFEGQWAVSEDSDPKTFSIDYKVTEFCELDTPLATGMSFQRQGQAETAYEDKGPTVTAVTDAAATTTSLADVEGPVAVGDPVTLTATVTGGAEGDTVDFYVGDVMLDDVQLDASGVATYEWTPTAVGVHSVQAKFLATDTAQSSQSAVQEVEVTNTGTGSLDGIAGDLLTGSLAVGGLAAGSLALVFLVGLAN
- a CDS encoding FAS1-like dehydratase domain-containing protein, whose product is MAVNPEIEGRVYPPTRPYLVGREKIREFARAVFATNPTSFDVVSARAAGHADLVAPPTFPVIIQGRALAQLVADPTTGIKAKNMVHSAEHARSLRPVVAGDELSAVLTVTDVTPRGVHTLLVTDVEIVDATGDHVSTVTSNLFVRGDR
- a CDS encoding MaoC/PaaZ C-terminal domain-containing protein → MTPHEPILVGDTVAKSRYHLTRESLVRYAGASGDFNPIHYHDDAAKSIGLPGVLAHGMLTMGLSTQCVVEWLGDPARVTGYRARFTKPVVVDPEEGAIVEVLAEVGQVDRDAGTARIDLTATFDGHTVLGHSQVWISIA
- a CDS encoding DUF1697 domain-containing protein, with product MTRYVALLRGINVGGINIKMADLRGTFSGLGFDNVKTVLASGNVLFDSDRTDVPALKSEIESALRAEFHYEARVFVLDVDTVRMIVDNYPFDPEREGWHPYVLVTPEPEVLGELASIRDDLDPEVERIQAGEGVLYWEVERGMTLKSRFGKSTNSPRLGASTTTRNLRTLVKLLN
- a CDS encoding SLC13 family permease, coding for MTILAVALVAAVLVFAVVRPRRLPEIVAAAPAAAVVLAVGLVTPSQAWHEITEMAPTVGFLVAILVLAHLADAMGVFTWIAGLLRQQAQGEPKRLLTLVFGSAALTTAVLSLDATVVLLTPVVIATARSLHMDPRPHSYASAHLSNTASTLLPVSNLTNLIAFSATGLSFLHFATIMALPWIVSIVVELILFRLFFRRHLVPPDAEPTPHRETEAPTVALSIIAATLVGFAASGFVGVAPAWVAAVGATVLGTVALRQGRTNLGRIAYSADGWFCAFVLILGVVVAGVANGPIGDWIGARLPTDTTFLGLLLMAVVAAIAANLVNNLPATLLLLAALGTGAPTGLVLALLLGVNLGPNLTYIGSLAIMLWRRVAARAGSPADLRTFTLLALVTTPLTLLAAVTALWLVV